One window of the Cryptococcus gattii WM276 chromosome E, complete sequence genome contains the following:
- a CDS encoding Triacylglycerol lipase, putative; Tgl5p (Similar to TIGR gene model, INSD accession AAW43621.1; involved in TAG mobilization (localizes to lipid particles; potential Cdc28p substrate)), protein MPPSPSSSPAADPWNIDYVNEDHLQAFAQALSYNDVQPLDGDSSPLSPRPLSLPPESPRLSTASLKPPASTWNYGPDDGTQRSGRDTEGRVEKLTATSDFAPIHQRVSRRRQRATSQGFTYNVIRWPLLFLIFFIIYLEFSAYVVTRQVVNVFEWLVAWRGYKAKLRKELRKAKTYDEWVDTAKKLDKHLGFDDWKDVEEDSYFDWALVRRVRRTLTRLRAANDTRGVMDVLAVCVRTNFAGTESVKMYSETFIGTKKAVEAHIKEVATCLDYVRTATDVSLEEKRAFFRAVNKHYGSSALCLSGGASFGYYHFGVIKAFLEADLLPRVITGTSAGGLCAALLCTRTNNELKELLVPELADKITACSDPFRVWFKRFRQTGARFDTIEWARKSMWFTRGSLTFKEAYTKTGRALNISVVPSDRHSPTILLNHLTAPNCLIWSAILASAAVPGILNPVVLMAKDRSGNIKPHNLGGSRFKDGSLREDIPLGSLHTQFNCNFSIVSQTNPHIHLFFFAPRGSVGRPVAHRKGKGWRGGFILSALESYIKLDLSKHFKVIRDLDLMPQILQSDWSGVFLQRFSGDLTLTPRSTIRDWFNILSDPERPQLERMLRVGERVAWPALRMVRNRMTIERAILRGRSEVRSALSHDRTSNDPATSLPEANPELTGALDHVPIESDADAGFASRSRRARIKTGSKGGGGDTPEEQLNLEGVFQPDESSKGVRRRKPNGKKGGAPLSAGPLGNLPEVSPSHSPKATESAQRSYTSNLGETLRHVRGPSFSALSSPFRSIRSNTSASSNNAQSPSSSHKPKSQLSITRWFGGVSESSSDEEDEDLGGLQSGGAIASSVEENIPTFQLDSAVDSHFDLSEDEMLHSRANFKEEYQSEESEGKIPIPGGERVTQEQIDASIASGERLRPVGESEGSPTTPPDQDGA, encoded by the exons ATGCCGCCATCACCCAGCAGCTCACCAGCTGCGGACCCATGGAACATAGATTACGTCAACGAAGA CCACCTCCAGGCATTCGCCCAAGCCCTCTCCTACAACGATGTGCAGCCACTAGACGGAGACAGCTCACCACTCTCCCCAAGACCGCTCTCACTGCCTCCGGAATCACCACGACTGTCTACAGCCAGTCTAAAGCCCCCTGCTTCAACATGGAATTACGGACCGGATGATGGCACGCAGAGGAGCGGAAGGGACACAGAGGGAAGAGTGGAGAAACTTACGGCGACCAGTGATTTTGCT CCTATACACCAACGTGTGTCAAGAAGACGACAGCGCGCTACCTCTCAAGGGTTCACGTACAATGTCATCCGATGGCCACTCCTCTTTCTCATATTCTTTATCATCTACCTCGAATTTTCTGCGTACGTCGTTACTCGCCAAGTTGTCAACGTATTCGAATGGCTGGTCGCTTGGAGAGGATATAAAGCCAAGCTGAGGAAGGAGTTGAGGAAAGCCAAGACATACGACGAGTGGGTGGATACAGCCAAGAAGCTTGACAAGCATCTTGGATTTGATGACTGGAAGGATGTGGAAGAGGATTCTTATTTTGATTGGGCCCTGGTGAGGAGGGTCAGGAGAACATTGACTAGACTGCGAGCTGCAAATGATACAAGGGGTGTGATGGACGTTTTGGCTGTTTGCGTGAGGACCAACTTTGCTGGAACAGAGAGCGTGAAGATGTACAGCGAA ACCTTTATTGGTACCAAGAAAGCTGTCGAAGCACATATCAAAGAAGTAGCCACCTGCTTGGACTATGTGAGGACAGCCACCGACGTCTCTTTGGAGGAGAAACGAGCATTTTTCAGAGCCGTCAATAAGCACTATGGGTCTAGTGCTCTATGCCTATCAGGTGGTGCCTCCTTTGGTTATTATCA TTTCGGTGTTATCAAAGCTTTCCTTGAGGCCGATCTGCTCCCTCGAGTCATCACTGGGACATCGGCCGGTGGACTTTGTGCCGCTCTCTTGTGTACGCGAACGAATAACGAGCTCAAGGAACTTTTGGTCCCCGAATTGGCCGATAAGATAACAGCATGTTCAGATCCCTTCAGGGTGTGGTTCAAGCGCTTCCGGCAAACGGGTGCTAGATTCGATACTATTGAGTGGGCGAGGAAG TCCATGTGGTTCACAAGAGGGTCTTTGACTTTCAAAGAGGCTTATACAAAGACAGGACGGGCCTTGAACATCTCTGTGGTTCCATCCGATCGCCATTC ACCCACAATCCTTCTAAACCACCTCACTGCTCCCAACTGCCTTATTTGGTCAGCCATCCTCGCAAGCGCTGCCGTCCCCGGTATTCTGAATCCCGTGGTGCTCATGGCTAAAGACCGAAGCGGAAACATCAAACCGCATAATCTGGGCGGGTCCCGGTTTAAAGATGGAAGTCTTCGCGAAGATATACCTCTTGGAAGCCTGCACACTCAATTCAACTGCAACTTTTCCATCGTCTCACAAACAAATCCGCACatccacctcttcttctttgcccCTCGTGGTTCCGTTGGCAGGCCTGTAGCACATCGCAAAGGAAAAGGTTGGCGAGGAGGATTTATTCTCTCAGCCCTTGAATCTTACATCAAGCTCGACCTATCCAAACACTTCAAGGTGATCAGGGATCTGGATCTCATGCCTCAAATCCTGCAGAGTGATTGGAGTGGCGTTTTTTTACAAAGATTCTCGGGTGATTTAACCTTAACTCCGAGAAGCACCATCAGG GATTGGTTCAATATCTTATCAGATCCCGAAAGGCCACAGTTGGAAAGAATGTTGAGGGTGGGTGAACGAGTGGCATGGCCTGCTTTGAGAATGGTCAGGAACAGGATGACAATCGAG CGTGCCATCCTCAGAGGCCGCAGCGAAGTTCGCTCCGCACTTAGTCATGACCGTACATCAAACGACCCTGCCACTTCCCTACCTGAAGCAAACCCTGAGCTTACTGGCGCATTGGATCATGTCCCTATTGAATCGGATGCCGATGCGGGATTCGCTTCGCGTTCACGTCGTGCACGCATCAAGACAGGCTCAAAGGGTGGTGGCGGTGATACCCCAGAAGAACAGCTCAATCTAGAAGGTGTTTTCCAGCCCGATGAAAGCAGCAAAGGTGTACGAAGAAGGAAGCCAAACgggaagaagggtggagCACCTCTTTCTGCAGGACCTCTGGGCAACCTGCCAGAGGTTTCGCCATCTCATTCTCCCAAAGCAACGGAAAGCGCTCAACGGAGTTATACGTCCAATTTGGGTGAGACCTTGCGACACGTACGAGGTCCTTCATTTTCAGCACTTAGCTCTCCCTTCCGTTCTATCCGTTCAAACACCTCGGCCTCTTCGAACAACGCACAATCTCCATCTTCGTCACACAAACCGAAGTCTCAACTTAGTATCACTAGGTGGTTCGGTGGTGTCTCAGAAAGTTCCTCGGAtgaggaagacgaagatCTTGGCGGTTTGCAGAGTGGTGGGGCAATAGCATCGTCGGTAGAAGAAAACATCCCTACCTTCCAACTTGATAGTGCTGTCGATTCTCATTTCGACCTTTCGGAAGACGAAATGCTCCATTCTCGTGCCAACTTCAAGGAAGAATATCAAAGCGAGGAAAGTGAAGGCAAAATCCCCATCCCCGGAGGGGAGAGGGTGACTCAAGAGCAAATAGACGCGTCTATAGCGAGCGGAGAGAGGCTGAGACCGGTGGGTGAAAGCGAAGGCAGTCCTACGACACCGCCTGATCAGGATGGGGCCTAA
- a CDS encoding Hypothetical protein (Hypothetical Protein; CNE02300), whose product MALPSSSSVSLRRSAPGIASSVLGRVPAQTRSYASPASASSTSSSYPPPPLPSSTSSTTPQVAQSYLSNLFSLPPSRQFNPALALQILTHKSYRFAHPVRHSPSLSEAQSPIAQESSAPHNARLAFLGRRALSTYLALFVHEAYGSSGALREQGSDFLRGKELEERLTALRHVNNLGRMVGGEWRVEDVLRWDRNQTAQASGNLSVKGQTVEAILGGVFTQFGSPAAHRAFHLHVLPKFVSQLRDPFLVEKVETVREQLEKEFGRGILPRE is encoded by the exons ATGGCCCTCccgtcctcctcctccgtGTCCCTCCGAAGATCAGCGCCGGGTATTGCCTCTTCCGTCCTCGGCCGTGTACCTGCACAGA CCCGCAGCTATGCCTCCCCAGCGTCGGCGTCCTCCACCTCGTCCTCTTATCCGCCCCCCCCATTACCCTCCAGCACAAGCAGCACAACTCCCCAAGTCGCCCAGTCGTACCTCTCAAACCTCTTTTCTCTCCCGCCGTCCCGCCAGTTCAACCCAGCTCTTGCCCTCCAAATCCTCACCCACAAATCTTACAGATTCGCCCACCCCGTCAGACATTCTCCGTCCCTCTCGGAAGCCCAATCACCGATAGCTCAAGAAAGTTCGGCGCCCCATAACGCCCGTCTTGCTTTCCTTGGGCGTAGGGCGTTATCGACTTATTTGGCGCTGTTTGTGCATGAAGCGTATGGATCATCGGGTGCGTTGCGTGAACAGGGATCCGACTTTTTGAGAGGAAAAGAGTTGGAAGAGAGATTGACTGCGCTGAGGCATGTGAATAACTTGGGCAGGATGGTCGGCGGTGAATGGAGAGTGGAAGATGTTCTGCGATGGGATCGGAATCAG ACTGCGCAGGCGAGCGGAAACCTTTCCGTCAAGGGCCAAACGGTCGAAGCTATCCTCGGTGGTGTCTTTACTCAATTCGGCTCTCCAGCAGCGCACCGTGCATTCCATCTCCACGTCTTGCCCAAATTCGTCAGCCAGTTGAGGGATCCGTTCTTGGTGGAAAAGGTGGAGACCGTCAGGGAACAGTTGGAAAAGGAGTTTGGAAGGGGTATTTTGCCAAGGGAATAG
- a CDS encoding Arginine N-methyltransferase 3, putative (Similar to TIGR gene model, INSD accession AAW43617.1) has product MSYKVTSAAPPSISSSSSVSSDDSDDRCSDWASSFGDARQTKSLFDDSILPTQELAVQYDRDNWDFDLKEVCEKLGLDLLGRIRLINLIRNAGLDKDQISALEADDPLLKDDNLLIPVIPDDPLLQYDFDDFWSDDDDEPLQAPSAGPSKDAQSLESQKVTLLEAELEKARKDLAAMQLLVTKTIGSEDDEPEETQVKVDGKGKGKGKGKAVERDDDSHYFHSYEENDIHEIMLKDTVRTVSYARFLLSNPQVFKGAVVMDVGCGTGILSMLAAKAGAKHVYAIEASGLAVKARENIQKNGFANVITVIQGKVEDIQLPVKEVDVIVSEWMGYMLLYESMLDSVLVARDRFLAPNGLMAPSQTRLVLSAITGDRVCRERVNFWNSVYGFDLSTMNAVGFDEGLTEVVDEEEVVTTESIVRDINSHDATVKSLDFHSPFILSSTSDKPTTVRAFLTHFDTFFSPLSGSASHFPPSYPVDIRQFGDDEYTSPVEPLTPSSGKTGVEVSFTTGPRGKYTHWKQVVFLVRKPIELAPGEEIVGQFRCKKSDTNSRELDVEIHWTKGQKGEKGERTYTVQAYKGVSGDAANVISRLVT; this is encoded by the exons ATGTCCTACAAGGTCACTTCGGCTGCCCCTCCGTctatttcttcttcttcctccgTCTCATCTGACGACAGCGACGACAGGTGCTCAGACTGGGCCTCCTCTTTCGGCGACGCTCGTCAGACAAAGTCCCTCTTTGACGACAGTATCCTCCCTACCCAAGAGCTTGCTGTGCAGTATGATCGAGATAATTGGGATTTTGACCTAAAGGAAGTTTGTGAGAAGCTTGGGTTAGACTTGTTGGGCAGAATCAGGTTGATCAACTTGATCAGAAATGCT GGCTTGGACAAGGATCAAATCTCTGCGCTCGAGGCTGATGATCCTCTTTTGAAGGACGACAATCTTCTTATCCCTGTCATCCCTGATGACCCTCTTTTGC AATACGACTTTGACGACTTTTGGtcagatgatgatgacgagCCTCTTCAAGCTCCCTCTGCTGGCCCTTCAAAGGATGCTCAATCTCTTGAATCTCAAAAAGTGACACTTCTCGAAGCCGAGCTGGAAAAGGCGAGGAAAGACCTTGCAGCGATGCAATTATTGGTTACCAAGACTATCGGATCAGAGGACGATGAACCCGAGGAGACACAGGTCAAGGTagatggaaaaggaaaaggaaagggaaaggggaagGCGGTTGAAAGGGATGATGACAGCCATTATTTTCATTCTTACGAAGAGAATG ACATTCACGAAATCATGCTCAAGGATACCGTCCGAACAGTTTCTTATGCCCGGTTTCTTTTATCGAATCCTCAAGTTTTCAAGGGTGCTGTTGTGATGGATGTTGGGTGTGGTACCGGCATCTTGTCCA TGCTCGCTGCCAAGGCCGGGGCCAAGCACGTGTATGCCATCGAAGCCTCCGGTTTGGCTGTCAAGGCTCGAGAGAACATTCAGAAAAATGGGTTTGCCAATGTGATCACCGTCATCCAAGGCAAAGTGGAGGATATCCAGCTCCCTGTCAAGGAAGTGGACGTTATCGTTAGCGAGTGGATGGGCTACATGTTGCTTTACGAATCCATGCTTGACTCTGTCTTGGT CGCTCGCGACCGATTCCTTGCGCCCAACGGTCTCATGGCTCCTTCTCAAACACGCCTCGTCCTCAGTGCGATCACCGGTGACCGTGTTTGCCGCGAGAGGGTCAACTTTTGGAACTCTGTGTACGGCTTTGACCTTTCCACCATGAATGCTGTCGGTTTCGACGAGGGTCTCACTGAAGTTGTcgatgaggaggaggttgTGACCACCGAGTCCATCGTGCGCGACATCAACTCTCACGACGCTACCGTCAAATCCCTCGACTTCCACTCTCCCTTCATTCTCTCCTCAACATCAGACAAGCCGACTACCGTCCGCGCCTTCCTCACTCACTTTGACACATTCTTCTCCCCGCTCAGCGGCAGTGCTTCTCACTTTCCCCCCAGCTACCCTGTCGACATTCGCCAGTTTGGTGACGACGAGTACACTAGCCCTGTGGAGCCGCTCACCCCGTCTTCTGGAAAGACGGGAGTCGAAGTGAGTTTCACCACCGGCCCCAGGGGCAAATACACCCACTGGAAGCAGGTCGTCTTTCTTGTTCGCAAGCCTATCGAGCTCGCTCCCGGAGAGGAGATTGTGGGCCAGTTCAGGTGTAAAAAGTCAGACACAAACTCGCGAGAACTGGATGTGGAGATTCACTGGACCAAGGGGCagaagggagagaaaggGGAGAGGACGTATACTGTGCAAGCTTACAAG GGGGTGTCGGGTGATGCCGCCAATGTGATATCGCGCCTCGTTACATAA
- a CDS encoding Hypothetical protein (Similar to TIGR gene model, INSD accession AAW43829.1; CNE02330): MSTPLLQQFPSLSSYPPSFLKDLLSSPELTEAFLFTLPEIQQLAAEVEKLGRENEDAATGRNLELKDELSALRDATAQSYAHAEDLKRQWADIEKAQHNLYQRVRPSFLHLRLRHSLTAQDELSEKMASAFIEDKSATNSRPDSRIDSPAPSAEGLPLDRAQGRAIEDFIQEFKAARKIYHKRAIWAERWSRGEVAWRDD, translated from the exons ATGTCCACACCCCTCCTTCAGCAATTCCCTTCCCTATCAAGCTATCCACCCTCATTTCTCAAAGACCTGCTATCCTCACCGGAGCTCACAGAAGCATTCCTCTTCACCCTTCCAGAGATCCAGCAGTTGGCTGCAGAGGTCGAAAAGCTTGGCAGGGAGAACGAGGACGCAGCTA CAGGACGTAATCTGGAGTTGAAGGATGAACTGTCGGCCTTGAGAGATGCTACAGCGCAATCTTACGCACATGCTGAAGATCTGAAGCGCCAGTGGGCAGACATTGAAAAGGCACAACATAATCTTTATCAG CGAGTCCGACCATCGTTCCTTCACCTCCGTTTACGACATTCTCTCACGGCTCAAGATGAGTTATCAGAAAAGATGGCAAGCGCCTTTATAGAAGATAAGTCAGCAACGAACAGCCGACCAGACTCGAGAATAGACTCTCCTGCTCCTTCCGCAGAGGGATTACCACTTGACCGA GCTCAAGGCAGGGCTATAGAGGACTTTATTCAAGAGTTCAAAGCTGCTAGGAAGATTTACCATAAAAGGGCTATTTGGGCTGAAAGATGGTCGAGAGGAGAAGTTGCTTGGCGGGATGATTAA
- a CDS encoding Ubiquinol-cytochrome c reductase iron-sulfur subunit, mitochondrial precursor, putative (Similar to TIGR gene model, INSD accession AAW43619.1) → MAAHIGRINLLPTTRTLASGAPLARGISLAVPAAGDAHSHGHDGHEGPRPDIPAAWAFKAGARGHVGRTNALPTTPSFQQRFLSTTRNVPAAASSSATDVPDFSPYRAKNPNTTRNVSYFMVGALGALGASSVKSTAVDMLSNMAASADVLALAKIEVEMGAIPEGKNLIVKWRGKPVFIRHRTPDEIEEANSVDVKSLRDPETDDQRTQRPEWLVMVGVCTHLGCVPIGEFSSINQTFCCWKMVNNIVGEAGDYGGWFCPCHGSHYDISGRIRRGPAPLNLEIPEYTFNDDEEKIVVG, encoded by the exons ATGGCCGCCCACATCGGCAGAATCAACCTCCTCCCCACCACCCGTACTCTCGCCTCCGGCGCCCCTCTTGCCCGGGGCATCTCCCTCGCCGTCCCCGCCGCCGGTGACGCCCACAGCCATGGCCACGACGGCCACGAGGGCCCTAGGCCCGACATCCCCGCCGCTTGGGCTTTCAAGGCCGGTGCCAGGGGCCACGTTGGTAGGACCAATG CTCTCCCCACAACACCCAGCTTCCAACAACGAttcctctccaccacccGAAACGTCCCCGCTGccgcctcttcctccgCCACTGATGTCCCTGATTTCAGCCCCTACCGTGCCAAGAACCCCAACACCACCCGAAACGTCTCCTACTTTATGGTCGGTGCCCTCGGTGCGCTTGGTGCGTCCAGTGTGAAGAGCACAGCTGTCGACATGTTGAGTAACATGGCTGCTTCTGCCGATGTTTTGGCTTTGGCGAAGATTGAGGTTGAGATGGGTGCCATCCCTGAGG GAAAGAACCTTATCGTCAAGTGGCGAGGAAAGCCAGTGTTTATCCGACACCGAACTCCTGATGAGATTGAGGAGGCCAACTCTGTTGACGTCAAGTCTTTGCGTGATCCCGAGACTGATGACCAGAGGACACAGCGACCAGAGTG GCTTGTTATGGTTGGTGTCTGCACACATCTTGGTTGTGTTCCCATCGGTGAGTTTTCTTCCATAAATCAAACATTTTGTTGTTGGAAAATGGTTAACAATATTGTAGGTGAGGCTGGTGACTATGGAGGTTGGTTCTGCCCTTGTCACGGTTCCCACTATGACATCTCTGGCCGAATCCGACGAGGCCCCGCTCCTCTTAACCTCGAAATCCCCGAGTATACTTTTAACGATgacgaggagaagattgtcGTCGGTTAG
- a CDS encoding Epressed protein (Similar to TIGR gene model, INSD accession AAW43623.1): MRSPHEGKDCISPEDFKDTIRLLDHARFLAAQRQSNVHILHLKYRFQGQHKTFRSPCSFVNNQLQLNLHDKVGTGRNSVPQPFAVLHEPVIKIDYMENGIFEPLPAQAIFSHIAKSCQPPPRIIIISYVHSKVIENHLSSLSTWAITSSPPIYIFSPLETRLREQRPLHLALNHAIPMSMYAWPLEGQLTYEADRTQYGSVENTSIGVRTYWENYKKTSGGSPILLARRISGQDARVSNKQSSFDSSSRKTRYPPDPIASLTIIMSSLESPAVIKDEVDGTDNAAPSSASLSWRTLSQSLTSYTTPVDRIPLWQLAPGVGILHGSTSASIGIHINDFSAINLVGESGNVEQGEAEKKIKEREVEGLGIKTEVIGMDELGARDGTEGISETLKASAMLGRPTSRPSSTTPVPVGTSSGTKMDSSTSMGATTYPTTHFTPPEPSTKSIARSWRLLSSQSWPAPVSKVSGWRKGRKEMMEDILEELKLGHIETELEHEILQKAVDSGLDTEDRSLPYENIAEEQSKLLKLLVCR, from the exons ATGCGAAGTCCTCATGAGGGCAAAGATTGTATAAGCCCAGAGGATTTCAAGGATACCATAAGACTCCTTGACCATGCTCGT TTTCTGGCAGCACAACGGCAATCAAATGTTCACATCTTGCACCTGAAATATCGATTTCAAGGGCAGCATAAGACTTTCCGCTCGCCTTGCTCATTCGTAAATAATCAGTTACAACTCAACCTCCATGACAAGGTCGGAACAGGACGAAACTCAGTACCTCAGCCATTTGCCGTCTTACATGAACCTGTGATAAAGATTGATTATA TGGAGAATGGCATCTTTGAACCATTGCCGGCGCAGGCTATATTCAGCCACATAGCCAAATCGTGTCAGCCACCACCCCGAATCATCATTATATCCTACGTTCATTCTAAAGTCATAGA AAACCATCTCTCGTCTCTGTCCACATGGGCCATCACTTCGTCCCCCCCAATATACATCTTTTCCCCTCTTGAGACGCGCCTCCGGGAACAACGCCCTCTTCATCTTGCCCTTAATCATGCCATTCCAATGTCGATGTACGCCTGGCCGTTAGAAGGTCAGCTAACTTACGAAGCAGACAGGACACAATATGGGTCAGTGGAAAATACTTCAATAGGAGTTAGGACATACTGGGAGAATTATAAAAAAACCTCTGGAGGCAGCCCAATACTCCTGGCCCGGCGAATTAGTGGACAAGACGCACGAGTTTCAAACAAACAATCCTCTTTCGACTCAAGCAGCAGGAAAACCAGATACCCGCCCGATCCTATCGCATCTCTCACTATCATCATGTCTTCGCTTGAGAGCCCGGCAGTTATCAAAGACGAGGTTGATGGAACCGATAACGCTGCCCCCAGTAGTGCGTCACTATCTTGGCGTACCCTGTCTCAAAGTTTGACCTCTTACACCACTCCCGTAGATCGCATACCTCTCTGGCAACTTGCCCCAGGGGTCGGTATACTACACGGTAGTACTTCTGCTTCCATTGGTATTCACATCAATGATTTCTCTGCTATCAATTTGGTCGGAGAAAGCGGTAACGTAGAGCAAGGAGAGGCAGAGAAAAAAATCAAAGAACGTGAAGTAGAGGGGCTGGGTATTAAGACGGAAGTCATAGGCATGGATGAATTGGGAGCGAGAGATGGGACAGAGGGCATAAGTGAAACCCTTAAAGCATCAGCCATGCTCGGACGTCCTACGTCTAGGCCCTCAAGTACTACCCCGGTTCCAGTGGGAACATCCTCTGGGACCAAAATGGACTCCTCAACGAGTATGGGCGCAACGACGTACCCAACGACTCACTTTACACCACCTGAGCCAAGCACAAAGAGCATCGCCAGGTCTTGGCGCTTGTTAAGCAGTCAGTCATGGCCTGCCCCGGTAAGCAAGGTCTCCGGCTGGCGAAAGGGCAGGAAAGAAATGATGGAAGATATACTAGAAGAATTGAAATTGGGTCATATCGAGACTGAATTGGAACATGAGATATTGCAGAAGGCCGTAGATTCAGGTCTCGATACTGAAGATCGAAGTTTGCCCTACGAAAACATTGCAGAAGAACAGAGTAAACTGTTGAAGTTACTAGTGTGTCGATGA
- a CDS encoding Hypothetical Protein (Similar to TIGR gene model, INSD accession AAW43914.1): protein MPLLSSFISLLPPQHPVTPFDYNLGFFNAFLTTVILSLPHQGPWRVFRIAIAAPVICAIWGYLMFVPVTLSNYDHWGIPILLLSFIFRTYELLVFFPAEEHTHRFVHRTNPRPLPSVLALKPPSSSNDTQPLVPERVPAPYTLAKFYWATSLWWSWRGVGWNYCCPLPSSSRREPYTKGSSRRAYFFSRLTFIAAAWLFYDLMRSLMNLTPARSFFHSNPTLTYTDLTLSQKALYSIMVVTRTWYGLNFSHVLASLLFVGIGGLTGWEGEMWSPWGWPPLFGNFKELWRYPGLSTMWSRTWQGFNRRWLYVFGWIGISEKVLQLTHTGLSSHPSVPPDSSSSANTPSPSGRASPSHPIPTTPTQLPTKRVTPMLMFQNLVKSTIVFGLSGLQHDCGTLVLLMKTDPGKIRHLKDILILTPFFVIQPLALATEALVKATWRGWKARTYPSWKLGNKEPGWLIFVERLLGFIWTWVWLGWSAGWFVRGTTEAGAYWMQEGEAYPSLVGGLVWNKWLH from the exons ATGCCGCTCTTATCCTCTTTCATCTCACTCCTTCCTCCACAACATCCGGTCACTCCCTTTGACTACAATCTCGGATTTTTCAATGCCTTTTTGACAACTGTCATTCTCTCCTTACCTCACCAAGGCCCCTGGAGGGTATTCAGAATAGCCATCGCTGCTCCTGTAATATGTGCAATATGGGGCTATTTGATGTTTGTACCAGTCACGTTGAGCAATTACGACCACTGGGGGATACCCATCTTACTGC TGAGCTTTATATTCAGAACATACGAGCTTCTCGTCTTTTTTCCTGCTGAAGAACATACGCATCGTTTCGTTCACCGCACAAATCCTCGACCGCTTCCAAGTGTATTGGCTCTCAAGCCTCCGTCATCATCTAATGACACCCAACCTCTAGTACCGGAGCGTGTCCCAGCTCCTTATACACTCGCCAAGTTCTACTGGGCCACTTCTCTTTGGTGGTCTTGGAGAGGTGTCGGATGGAATTACTGTTgtcctcttccatcatcgTCGAGGCGCGAGCCGTACACGAAAGGATCATCAAGAAGGGCATACTTCTTTTCAAGGTTAACCTTTATTGCGGCGGCTTGGCTGTTCTACGACCTCATGCGTTCTCTTATGAATCTCACGCCTGCTCGATCCTTCTTTCACTCGAATCCTACCCTCACTTACACCGATCTCACCCTGAGCCAAAAAGCCTTATATAGCATCATGGTTGTCACTCGTACTTGGTATGGGCTCAACTTTTCCCATGTGCTCGCGTCATTGCTGTTTGTAGGCATTGGAGGACTGACAGGCtgggaaggagagatgTGGAGTCCTTGGGGATGGCCTCCGTTGTTCGGCAACTTTAAGGAATTGTGGAGGTATCCTGGGTTGTCGACGATGTGGTCAAGG ACATGGCAAGGATTCAACCGCCGATGGCTGTATGTGTTTGGGTGGATAGGAATATCAGAAAAGGTGCTTCAATTGACCCACACTGGACTGTCATCTCATCCTTCTGTACCACCCGAttcatcttcctctgccAATACCCCATCTCCATCAGGGAGGGCATCTCCCAGTCATCCGATACCTACCACTCCCACGCAACTGCCAACAAAACGCGTGACCCCGATGCTCATGTTCCAAAATCTGGTCAAGTCGACTATTGTCTTTGGCTTGTCGGGCCTGCAACATGACTGCGGCACGTTGGTGCTACTGATGAAGACCGATCCAGGCAAGATTAGACATCTCAAAGACATTTTGATTCTGACCCCCTTTTTCGTGATACAACCGCTCGCTCTCGCGACTGAAGCATTGGTGAAAGCTACTTGGCGGGGATGGAAAGCCCGTACATACCCATCATGGAAGCTTGGTAACAAAGAACCTGGGTGGCTGATTTTTGTAGAAAGACTACTTGGCTTTATCTGGACGTGGGTGTGGTTGGGGTGGTCCGCTGGATGGTTCGTGCGAGGGACGACCGAGGCGGGAGCTTACTGGATGCAAGAGGGAGAGGCGTATCCCAGTTTGGTGGGCGGGCTGGTGTGGAACAAATGGCTGCATTAG